In Motilibacter aurantiacus, the genomic stretch GCACCGTGAAGCTGCGCCGCAGCGCGGGCGGGCAGAGCGCGACGGCCTGCGAGCGCTGCTCGCGGGTCATGGTCAGCACCAGGTCGGCCGCCGCGACGAGGCCGCGGGTGATGGGCCGGCCCCGGTGGGCGGAGGCGTCGATCCCCCGCGCGTGCAGCGCGGCCGCGGTGTCCGCCTCGATCGGGTGCCCGGTCAACGGGGAGGTCCCGGCGCTCTCGGCCAGCAGCTCGACCCGGTCGCCGCCCAGCCGGCGGGCGAGCGCCGCAGCGGCCGGGGACCGGCAGACGTTGCCGGTGCAGACGAAGAGGACACGAAGAGCCGGGCGCCCGGCGACCTCGCCGGGCTCGGTCGTCCCCTGCGTCACGCCGGGGAGGATAGCCGCGCCCGCCCGCTCCCATGCCTCCGACGGCCCGCGAGGGAAGCGCTCCTACGCGACCGTAGGTTACGCTGGCGTAGCCGGGGTACGTCCCGTTCGATCCCGGTTCTGCGCGCGTCCCGCCCCCACTGTGCAAGGAGACCCTGTGACCGCTACTCCCGCTGTGGACCGGCCGACAACGGCGCCGACCTCCGGCAGCGACGTCCCCGAGCTCTTCCACGGCGACGACCGCAAGGGCATGGGCGAGCAGATCGCCCTCGCGCTCTTCATCGCGATCCCCTTCGTCGCCATCGTCGCGGCCGTCCCCGTGGCCTGGGGCTGGGGCCTGGGCTGGTCCGATGTCGTGATCGCGCTGGTCATGTACTTCATCTCCGGCTTCGGCATCACGGGCGGCTTCCACCGCTACTTCACCCACGGCGCCTTCAAGGCGAAGCGGCCGCTGCGGATCGCGCTCGCCGTCGCCGGCAGCCTCGCGGTCGAGGGCCCGGTCATCCGCTGGGTCGCCGACCACCGCAAGCACCACAAGTTCTCGGACAAGGACGGCGACCCGCACTCGCCGTGGCGCTACGGCGAGACGTTCCCGGCGCTGCTCAAGGGCCTCTGGTTCGCGCACATGGGGTGGCTCTTCGACGTCGAGCAGACCAACCAGCGCCAGTACGCCCCCGACCTGCTCAAGGACAAGGACATCGCGCGGGTCTCGCGCGCCTTCCCCTACATCGTGCTGGCGTCGCTGCTGGTGCCGGCGCTGCTCGGCGGGCTGCTGACCTGGTCGTGGCAGGGCGCGGTGACGGCCTTCTTCTGGGGCAGCCTGGTCCGCGTCGCGGCGCTGCACCACGTCACCTGGTCGATCAACTCGATCTGCCACGCGATCGGCGAGCACGAGTTCAAGAGCCGCGACCGCTCCGGCAACGTGTGGTGGCTGGCGATCCCGTCCCTCGGCGAGTCCTGGCACAACCTGCACCACGCGGACCCGACGTGTGCCCGGCACGGCGTCAACCGCGGGCAGATCGACATCACCGCCCGCACGATCTGGCTGTTCGAGCGCCTCGGCTGGGCCTACTCGGTGCGCTGGCCGGTCACCGAGCGGCTCGACGCCCGGCGCACCTCGGCGGCCTGAGCGAGCCTCGCGCGGCGGGGCGCCCGGATGCTGGCACGATGTGCCGGTGACCGACGCCTCGCCGCCCGCCCGTCGGTCCTCCCGTAGCGGCTCCACCACGCGCAAGAGCGCGAGCGCCCGCGTGCGCATGACGGGCAAGGAGCGCCGCGAGCAGCTGCTCGACGTGGGGCGCTCGCTGTTCGCCGAGAAGGGGTTCGAGGGCACGTCGGTCGAGGAGATCGCCGCCAAGGCGGGGGTCTCCAAGCCGGTCGTCTACGAGCACTTCGGGGGCAAGGAAGGCCTGTACGCCGTGGTCGTCGACCGCGAGGTCGAGCGGCTGCTGGGGTCGATCACCGGCACGCTCACCGCGACCGAGCGCTCGCGGGAGCTGCTGGAGCAGGCGGCGCTGGCCCTGCTGGACTACATCGAGTCCTCCAGCGACGGCTTCCGCATCCTCGTCCGCGACTCCCCGGTGGCCTCGTCCGGCGGGGGCACCTTCGCCACGATCATGAGCGACGTGGGGACGCAGGTCGAGCACATCCTCATCGCCGAGTTCAAGAAGCGCGGGATGGACGCGAAGGTCGCCCCGCTGTACGCCCAGATGCTCGTCGGCATGGTGGCGCTGACCGGCCAGTGGTGGCTGGACGCCCGGCGCCCGCGCAAGGCCGACGTCGCCGCGCACCTGGTCAACCTGGCGTGGAACGGGCTGAAGAACCTCGAGGCCAAGCCCACGCTGATCTCGCGGTGAGCGCAGCCGCCGAGCAGGACGAGGTCGACCGCATCGCGCAGGCGTGGCGCCGCGAGCGGCCGGACCTGGACCTCGCGCCGTTGCAGGTGCTGAGCCGGGTCACACGGCTGGCCCGCCACCTGGACCGGGAGCGCCGCGACGCGTTCGCCCGCACCGGCCTGGAGCCGTGGGAGTTCGACGTGCTCGCGGCGCTGCGCCGGGCCGGGAGCCCGTACGAGCTCTCCCCCGGCCAGCTCACCACGCAGGCGCTGGTGACCTCCGGGACCATGACGAACCGGCTGGACCGGCTCGAGGGCAAGGGGCTGCTGCGCCGGCTGCCCGACCCGCAGGACGGCCGAGCGGTGCGGGTGCAGCTGACCCCGGAGGGCGGGGACCGGGTCGACCGCGCCATGTCGGGGCTGCTCGCGAGCGAGCGGGCGCTGCTCGACCCGCTGTCGCCCGGCCAGCGTGACGAGCTCGCCGGGCTGCTGCGCCTGCTGGTCGCGCCGCTCGACGAGCGCGTACGCCCCTAGCGCGCCCTCACTCGACCGACAGCTCCAGCCACCGCTCCTCGAGCTCGGCGCGCTCGGCGAGCACCTCGCGCAGCTCGCCGTCCAGTCTCTGCAGCTGCGCGTGGTCGGTCGCTGCGGCCGCGAGCAGGGTGTGCAGCTCCTGCTCGCGCTGGGCCAGCCGGTCCAGGCGGCGCTCGATGCGGGTGACCTCCTTGCGGGCCGCCCGGTTCTCGGCGCCGCTGGGGGCCGACGTCCCGGCCGCGGCGGTCGCCCGGGCAGCGGGGGCGGCGGCGGCATCGAGGGCCGCCTCGAACGCCTGGCGGCGCTCGAGGTACTCGTCCACGCCCCCCGGCAGGTGCCGGATGCGGGCGTCCCCGAGCAGCGCCCACACCGAGCCGCAGACGCGCTCGAGGAAGTACCGGTCGTGGCTGACCGCGACGAGCGTGCCGTCGAAGCCGTCGAGCAGGTCCTCCAGGCCGGACAGCGTGTCGGTGTCGAGGTCGTTGGTGGGCTCGTCGAGCAGCAGCACGTTGGGCTCGGTCATGAGCAGCCGGAGCAGCTGCAGCCGTCGGCGCTCGCCGCCGGACAGGTCCGCGACCCGGGTCCACTGCCGGTCGCGGCCGAACCCGAGCCGCTCGAGCAGCTGGGCTGCGCTCTGCTCGCGCCCGCG encodes the following:
- a CDS encoding arsenate reductase/protein-tyrosine-phosphatase family protein translates to MTQGTTEPGEVAGRPALRVLFVCTGNVCRSPAAAALARRLGGDRVELLAESAGTSPLTGHPIEADTAAALHARGIDASAHRGRPITRGLVAAADLVLTMTREQRSQAVALCPPALRRSFTVRELRRLVDRAEAEGSSRPAGDACSAAEWVASVGRWRGLATPGDDDVPDPFGRPAAVHEQVVGLLAENLAVVVPAAVRALAGDARG
- a CDS encoding TetR/AcrR family transcriptional regulator, which encodes MTDASPPARRSSRSGSTTRKSASARVRMTGKERREQLLDVGRSLFAEKGFEGTSVEEIAAKAGVSKPVVYEHFGGKEGLYAVVVDREVERLLGSITGTLTATERSRELLEQAALALLDYIESSSDGFRILVRDSPVASSGGGTFATIMSDVGTQVEHILIAEFKKRGMDAKVAPLYAQMLVGMVALTGQWWLDARRPRKADVAAHLVNLAWNGLKNLEAKPTLISR
- a CDS encoding MarR family winged helix-turn-helix transcriptional regulator, encoding MSAAAEQDEVDRIAQAWRRERPDLDLAPLQVLSRVTRLARHLDRERRDAFARTGLEPWEFDVLAALRRAGSPYELSPGQLTTQALVTSGTMTNRLDRLEGKGLLRRLPDPQDGRAVRVQLTPEGGDRVDRAMSGLLASERALLDPLSPGQRDELAGLLRLLVAPLDERVRP
- a CDS encoding acyl-CoA desaturase; its protein translation is MTATPAVDRPTTAPTSGSDVPELFHGDDRKGMGEQIALALFIAIPFVAIVAAVPVAWGWGLGWSDVVIALVMYFISGFGITGGFHRYFTHGAFKAKRPLRIALAVAGSLAVEGPVIRWVADHRKHHKFSDKDGDPHSPWRYGETFPALLKGLWFAHMGWLFDVEQTNQRQYAPDLLKDKDIARVSRAFPYIVLASLLVPALLGGLLTWSWQGAVTAFFWGSLVRVAALHHVTWSINSICHAIGEHEFKSRDRSGNVWWLAIPSLGESWHNLHHADPTCARHGVNRGQIDITARTIWLFERLGWAYSVRWPVTERLDARRTSAA